The Paenibacillus mucilaginosus 3016 genome includes the window GCCCTGCGTGAGTGGTGTCAATGGTGTTCCGAAGCAGCGGTGGGAAGAACTGCTGCATAAGGTTCGGGAGGGAGCGGCGCTATACCTTTCGGTTGAGGACGGGTACCTGCTGAATTTCGCGGAGCTGACAGGGCTAACCGTGGAGAACCGCAGCCGCCGTGCGAAGGAAACCGAAGTGTCCTTTGAAGGGGCGGTTGGAGAAGTGCGGATCCCGCTCGCCTCTCCCTTCAGGCTGGAATACCGTGCGGATCAGGCAGAAGTACTGGGGAGAGAGACGGCGGACGGCAATGTGGCCTTCTCCAAAGCGTCATACGGCAGGGGGACCGTTTATTTCTTCTCCCTGCCTGTCGAGCTGGAGATGACCCGCCGTGCCGAAACGGCATACCGGCCTGACGAGATTCCCTACTGGAGCGTATATGAGCTGATCTCCAGAGAGCAGCGAAGCAAGCGGGCTACAGCGGCTCTCGATCCGTTCGTTGGTGTAACGGAGCATAAAATGGGTGAGCACACGATAGTGGCTGTGCTCATCAACTATTCACCGGATGCAAGAACCACAGAGCTGACGGTTCGGGAGGACTGGACCTTGGAGAAAGCCTATTACGGCGCTTTTCCGGAGTCAGCCGGTTCCGGCACCTATAAGGTGGCACTGCCTCCGAATGAGGCCATTGTCCTCGAATTGGGCAGACAGTAGCCGAATGAACAGGAAGAAGCAGGGAGCAGCCTCGGCTGGTTCCTGCTTCTTTTCCGTTTCCTTGATTCACCGCTTCAGGAGCCTCTTCCGATATTGATGCGGGGAGATGCCCTTGGTGCGCTTGAACTGCTCAATGAAATAACTGGAGGCGCTGAAGCCTGTCTCCTGTGCGATCTCCGCAATGCTCTTCCCGGGATCGATCAGCAGCTGCTCCGCCTTGCGTATCCTTACGAAGTTCACATATTTGGTCAGCGGGGTATGCATCACGCTCTTGAACAGCTTCGCGAGGTGGCTGTAGCTCATGAGACTGACATGCGACAAGTCGGAAGCGCTGATCTCTTCCTGATAATGGTCATCGATGTACCGCAGAACCTCCCGGATGGCGTCCAGCTTGCCCGGATGCACGGGGTGCATTGACAGGAGGGAGCCTGCCAGGAGCTGATGGGAGTGGTGGCGGAGAATCCAGTGCATCAGTCGGTATATATGGGAGGTGACGCTGAGCTCATACCCGCTGCCCGCCTCGGTGTATTCTTCCAGGGTGTTCGAGAACTGCTCACTCAGCCAGCCTGATTCCTCTGGGCAGTGGATTACCTTCCGGTGCGGACTCACAGCGGCCCTGTACGGCATCAGGTACCGCAGCTCAAACGCCAGGCTGGGCATGGGGCTCAGCAGCTCGGCATCGAATCCGATGATGATATGCTGTGACGGGATCCCGCTGTCGACGGTCACGGAATGCACCTCACAGGGATACATCAGCAGAAGATCGCCCTCGTGGATCTCGAGTTCTTCGCCATGAGTCCGAACCCTGGCCGTGCCGTCCTTCATATACAGCAGCTCCATATGATAGTGCCAGTGGGGATCAATATGATAGCCCTCCGACGTCGTGATCACCTGCCCTGCATAAAAGGGCTTTTCCGGGCCGCCGGTTTGATTTTTGTTGCTTTCAAAGTAAGGTTTCAAAGGTAATGCCTTCCTTCAACAGAGGAGCTGATCAATGATGGTTATCCCGGTACTGGGAAGGTGTAACCCCTTCGGATTTCTTGAACACCCGGTTAAACCAGGAGTGCTGGTAGCCGACCCTCTCGGCAATCTCGCTGATTTTCAGGTCCGTTTCCAGCAGGAGCTTTTTGGATGCATCGATGCGAATCTTTGTTACATAGTCCACATAGTTGATTCCTTTGATCTGCTTGAAGGTCTTGCTCAGTGAGGAGCTGTTGAGGCCGAGCAGATCTGCACATTCCTCTAGTGATAAATCGGTCATGTACCGCTCTTCAATGAGCCGTACCACTTTCTCTACCGTCTGCGTCTGATGGGCTTGATACGTTTGATTCATCTCGCTAACATACGGCGAGATGATGCTGTTTTTGAACCATCGAAGCATCTCCGCCGTTTGTCTCAGCTGCGAAATCTCTTCATATAAGTTCTGCCCTTGATGGAAATGATACACATTGAAACCGGCCTGGAGCAGGGCGTTATTCACGTTGCCGACCAGCTGTGTCATCGCCTGCTGCA containing:
- a CDS encoding helix-turn-helix transcriptional regulator, which produces MKPYFESNKNQTGGPEKPFYAGQVITTSEGYHIDPHWHYHMELLYMKDGTARVRTHGEELEIHEGDLLLMYPCEVHSVTVDSGIPSQHIIIGFDAELLSPMPSLAFELRYLMPYRAAVSPHRKVIHCPEESGWLSEQFSNTLEEYTEAGSGYELSVTSHIYRLMHWILRHHSHQLLAGSLLSMHPVHPGKLDAIREVLRYIDDHYQEEISASDLSHVSLMSYSHLAKLFKSVMHTPLTKYVNFVRIRKAEQLLIDPGKSIAEIAQETGFSASSYFIEQFKRTKGISPHQYRKRLLKR